The genome window CTCTTGGTTTATTGTATTTTTCTGTCACAGACTGTTTATCTGCATGGAATCGAGCTCCACCGGGGTGGTCCGCCCGAAGATGGTCACCATCACCCTGACCTTTCCGTGTTCGCTGTCTATCTCTTCGATGATGCCGGTAAAACTGGCGAACGGCCCGTCGATGATCTTGATGGTTTCGCCCTTCTGATAGGGTATCACCACCGGCCCCTGACGCTTCTCCCCGTCCATCCGGGATATCAGGCGCTGGGCCTCGGAATCCCTCATGGGCTGCGGTTTGCGCCTGGTGCCCAGGAAGCTGGTTACGCCGGGAGTGGTGGAGACCACGTTCCAGACCTCGTCGGTCATGTCCATCTCCACCATCAGGTAGCTGGGAAAGAGCTGTTTGGCTGTGGTCTTCCGACGCCCCTTCTTGATCTCGGTGACATCCTCGGTGGGTATCAGCACCCGCCCGATCTTGTCCTGAAGGCCGTAGCGCAGGGCGGCCGACTCCAGGGCCGCTTTGACCCGGTTCTCGTGGCCGGCGTAGGTATGTATGACGTACCAGTGCATTGCCATTTAAAATCGGCCCAGAAAGAATGTCAACCCCACCGACAGCAGCCGGTCGATGACCCCGATAAAAGCGGTCACCACCAGCGACACCACGCCCACCACGATGGTGGACTGGACCAGTTCCTCGCGGCTGGGCCAGCTGACCTTGGTGAACTCGACCCTGACGTCCTTTACGAACTGTATTATTTTATTGAACATAGGCTGCCCTTCCCTTCGTTTGTTCCGGTCCCTTATTTCCTAAAACCGAATGGCAGGCCAGGAGGGACTTGAACCCCCAGCATCCGGTTTTGGAGACCGGCGCTCTACCATTGGAGCTACTGGCCTTCGCCTTTGGATTATCTGGT of Candidatus Edwardsbacteria bacterium contains these proteins:
- the secE gene encoding preprotein translocase subunit SecE — encoded protein: MFNKIIQFVKDVRVEFTKVSWPSREELVQSTIVVGVVSLVVTAFIGVIDRLLSVGLTFFLGRF
- the nusG gene encoding transcription termination/antitermination protein NusG: MAMHWYVIHTYAGHENRVKAALESAALRYGLQDKIGRVLIPTEDVTEIKKGRRKTTAKQLFPSYLMVEMDMTDEVWNVVSTTPGVTSFLGTRRKPQPMRDSEAQRLISRMDGEKRQGPVVIPYQKGETIKIIDGPFASFTGIIEEIDSEHGKVRVMVTIFGRTTPVELDSMQINSL